In Gossypium raimondii isolate GPD5lz chromosome 12, ASM2569854v1, whole genome shotgun sequence, a single window of DNA contains:
- the LOC105763353 gene encoding uncharacterized protein LOC105763353 isoform X3, producing MQAFVSCSLCFQVSRSVTWNKQRKEKMEKCQGSRTLGTSKAVTNRRRSIREKKIALLQDVDKLKRKLRHEENVHRALERAFTRPLGALPRLPPYLPPYTLELLAEVAVLEEEVVRLEEQVVSFRQGLYQEAVYASSKRNVENLNESTVEQSPVRSSKHQRSKSLSVNEMSLVPTIARSQPSLSRSVSSRKMLPPDTIYDRAGQCFIRPTNGKQASTKFNSASGDVRGKENQSFANAVKDKQSPDKKVSNIVTPVKRLPTKLDSADKYLDPLKVQLDGRLVKQENAQASPSSSTDDKVSEVDSAPNKISEDIVRCLFRIFARLSTLKDKAAESGTLPRESEVRDPYGICSDLKTRDIGPYQHLCAIEVNTINLNRSTNALFLIHKLKFLLGKLASVNLEGLSHQQKLAFWINTYNSCMMNAILEHGVPELPERVVALMQKATIVVGGHLLNAITIEHFILRLPFHLKFTCPKATKNDEVKARNIFGLEWSEPLVTFALACGSWSSPAVRVYTAAHVEEELETAKRDYLQAAVGISRTNKLTIPKLLDWYLLDFAKDLESLLDWVCLQLPNDVRNEAVKCLERNGKETLSQLVQVMPYDFSFRLLLQR from the exons ATGCAGGCATTTGTGTCTTGTTCGCTTTGCTTTCAAGTTTCCCGCTCTGTAACTTGGAATAAACAAAGG AAGGAGAAGATGGAGAAGTGTCAGGGAAGTAGAACACTTGGTACCAGCAAAGCTGTAACAAATAGGAGAAGATCAATCAGGGAAAAGAAAATAGCCTTATTACAAGAT GTTGATAAGCTAAAAAGGAAGCTTAGACATGAAGAGAATGTGCATAGAGCTTTGGAGAGAGCTTTTACTAGGCCTTTAGGGGCACTTCCTCGGCTTCCTCCTTACTTACCTCCATAT ACATTAGAGCTCCTTGCTGAAGTAGCTGTTTTGGAAGAGGAGGTTGTTAGGCTTGAAGAGCAAGTAGTGAGTTTTAGGCAAGGTCTTTATCAAGAGGCTGTCTATGCATCTTCCAAGAGGAATGTAGAGAATTTGAATGAATCCACTGTTGAGCAGTCTCCGGTTCGAAGTTCAAAACACCAGCGATCGAAGTCTTTGTCTGTAAACGAGATGAGTTTGGTACCAACCATTGCCAGGTCTCAGCCATCTCTTTCCAGAAGTGTTTCAAGCAGAAAGATGTTGCCTCCGGATACTATTTACGATCGAGCTGGACAGTGCTTTATCAGGCCAACAAATGGTAAACAAGCTTCCACAAAATTCAATTCTGCTTCCGGAGACGtaagaggaaaagaaaaccAATCATTTGCCAATGCTGTAAAGGATAAACAATCTCCAGACAAGAAAGTATCCAACATTGTGACCCCAGTAAAGAGACTTCCAACCAAGCTTGACTCAGCAGACAAATATCTGGATCCTCTGAAGGTGCAG CTAGATGGTAGATTAGTAAAGCAAGAAAATGCACAAGCAAGCCCTTCTAGTTCTACAGATGATAAGGTATCAGAAGTTGATAGTGCACCAAACAAAATTTCTGAAGACATCGTAAGGTGCTTGTTTAGAATTTTTGCAAGGTTGAGCACCTTGAAAGATAAAGCTGCGGAATCCGGGACTTTACCTAGAGAAAGTGAGGTCCGAGACCCTTATGGTATCTGTTCAGATTTGAAAACTAGAGATATTGGACCCTATCAACATCTTTGTGCAATTGAAGTGAATACAATTAACCTAAACCGGAGTACAAATGCTTTGTTTCTGATCCATAAACTAAA GTTTCTTCTTGGGAAGCTCGCGTCTGTCAATTTAGAGGGTCTCAGCCATCAGCAGAAGCTTGCATTCTGGATTAACACTTATAATTCCTGTATGATGAAT GCAATTTTGGAGCATGGGGTTCCTGAGTTGCCTGAAAGAGTTGTAGCACTAATGCAAAAG GCTACAATAGTTGTGGGAGGCCACTTACTAAATGCAATAACAATTGAGCATTTCATATTAAGGCTGCCTTTCCATTTGAAATtt ACCTGTCCTAAAGCTACAAAAAATGATGAGGTGAAAGCACGCAATATATTTGGTCTCGAATGGTCCGAACCTTTGGTTACATTTGCTCTTGCATGTGGAAGCTGGTCATCTCCTGCT GTGAGAGTATACACGGCGGCTCATGTCGAAGAAGAGTTGGAAACAGCTAAGAGAGACTACCTGCAGGCAGCGGTGGGGATTTCAAGAACAAACAAGTTAACAATACCAAAGCTATTGGATTGGTATCTGCTTGACTTTGCAAAGGATTTGGAATCATTGCTGGATTGGGTTTGCCTGCAGCTACCAAATGATGTGAGAAATGAAGCAGTGAAATGCTTAGAGAGAAATGGGAAAGAGACCCTTTCACAGCTTGTGCAAGTAATGCCTTACGATTTCAGTTTCAGACTGCTTTTACAGCGGTGA
- the LOC105763353 gene encoding uncharacterized protein LOC105763353 isoform X5: protein MNTRVRTTLQSMKAPLNHDRHHNKKEKMEKCQGSRTLGTSKAVTNRRRSIREKKIALLQDVDKLKRKLRHEENVHRALERAFTRPLGALPRLPPYLPPYTLELLAEVAVLEEEVVRLEEQVVSFRQGLYQEAVYASSKRNVENLNESTVEQSPVRSSKHQRSKSLSVNEMSLVPTIARSQPSLSRSVSSRKMLPPDTIYDRAGQCFIRPTNGKQASTKFNSASGDVRGKENQSFANAVKDKQSPDKKVSNIVTPVKRLPTKLDSADKYLDPLKLDGRLVKQENAQASPSSSTDDKVSEVDSAPNKISEDIVRCLFRIFARLSTLKDKAAESGTLPRESEVRDPYGICSDLKTRDIGPYQHLCAIEVNTINLNRSTNALFLIHKLKFLLGKLASVNLEGLSHQQKLAFWINTYNSCMMNAILEHGVPELPERVVALMQKATIVVGGHLLNAITIEHFILRLPFHLKFTCPKATKNDEVKARNIFGLEWSEPLVTFALACGSWSSPAVRVYTAAHVEEELETAKRDYLQAAVGISRTNKLTIPKLLDWYLLDFAKDLESLLDWVCLQLPNDVRNEAVKCLERNGKETLSQLVQVMPYDFSFRLLLQR, encoded by the exons atgaatacAAGAGTCCGCACCACTCTTCAGTCCATGAAAGCTCCTTTAAATCATGACAGACACCACAATAAA AAGGAGAAGATGGAGAAGTGTCAGGGAAGTAGAACACTTGGTACCAGCAAAGCTGTAACAAATAGGAGAAGATCAATCAGGGAAAAGAAAATAGCCTTATTACAAGAT GTTGATAAGCTAAAAAGGAAGCTTAGACATGAAGAGAATGTGCATAGAGCTTTGGAGAGAGCTTTTACTAGGCCTTTAGGGGCACTTCCTCGGCTTCCTCCTTACTTACCTCCATAT ACATTAGAGCTCCTTGCTGAAGTAGCTGTTTTGGAAGAGGAGGTTGTTAGGCTTGAAGAGCAAGTAGTGAGTTTTAGGCAAGGTCTTTATCAAGAGGCTGTCTATGCATCTTCCAAGAGGAATGTAGAGAATTTGAATGAATCCACTGTTGAGCAGTCTCCGGTTCGAAGTTCAAAACACCAGCGATCGAAGTCTTTGTCTGTAAACGAGATGAGTTTGGTACCAACCATTGCCAGGTCTCAGCCATCTCTTTCCAGAAGTGTTTCAAGCAGAAAGATGTTGCCTCCGGATACTATTTACGATCGAGCTGGACAGTGCTTTATCAGGCCAACAAATGGTAAACAAGCTTCCACAAAATTCAATTCTGCTTCCGGAGACGtaagaggaaaagaaaaccAATCATTTGCCAATGCTGTAAAGGATAAACAATCTCCAGACAAGAAAGTATCCAACATTGTGACCCCAGTAAAGAGACTTCCAACCAAGCTTGACTCAGCAGACAAATATCTGGATCCTCTGAAG CTAGATGGTAGATTAGTAAAGCAAGAAAATGCACAAGCAAGCCCTTCTAGTTCTACAGATGATAAGGTATCAGAAGTTGATAGTGCACCAAACAAAATTTCTGAAGACATCGTAAGGTGCTTGTTTAGAATTTTTGCAAGGTTGAGCACCTTGAAAGATAAAGCTGCGGAATCCGGGACTTTACCTAGAGAAAGTGAGGTCCGAGACCCTTATGGTATCTGTTCAGATTTGAAAACTAGAGATATTGGACCCTATCAACATCTTTGTGCAATTGAAGTGAATACAATTAACCTAAACCGGAGTACAAATGCTTTGTTTCTGATCCATAAACTAAA GTTTCTTCTTGGGAAGCTCGCGTCTGTCAATTTAGAGGGTCTCAGCCATCAGCAGAAGCTTGCATTCTGGATTAACACTTATAATTCCTGTATGATGAAT GCAATTTTGGAGCATGGGGTTCCTGAGTTGCCTGAAAGAGTTGTAGCACTAATGCAAAAG GCTACAATAGTTGTGGGAGGCCACTTACTAAATGCAATAACAATTGAGCATTTCATATTAAGGCTGCCTTTCCATTTGAAATtt ACCTGTCCTAAAGCTACAAAAAATGATGAGGTGAAAGCACGCAATATATTTGGTCTCGAATGGTCCGAACCTTTGGTTACATTTGCTCTTGCATGTGGAAGCTGGTCATCTCCTGCT GTGAGAGTATACACGGCGGCTCATGTCGAAGAAGAGTTGGAAACAGCTAAGAGAGACTACCTGCAGGCAGCGGTGGGGATTTCAAGAACAAACAAGTTAACAATACCAAAGCTATTGGATTGGTATCTGCTTGACTTTGCAAAGGATTTGGAATCATTGCTGGATTGGGTTTGCCTGCAGCTACCAAATGATGTGAGAAATGAAGCAGTGAAATGCTTAGAGAGAAATGGGAAAGAGACCCTTTCACAGCTTGTGCAAGTAATGCCTTACGATTTCAGTTTCAGACTGCTTTTACAGCGGTGA
- the LOC105763353 gene encoding uncharacterized protein LOC105763353 isoform X6, which produces MEKCQGSRTLGTSKAVTNRRRSIREKKIALLQDVDKLKRKLRHEENVHRALERAFTRPLGALPRLPPYLPPYTLELLAEVAVLEEEVVRLEEQVVSFRQGLYQEAVYASSKRNVENLNESTVEQSPVRSSKHQRSKSLSVNEMSLVPTIARSQPSLSRSVSSRKMLPPDTIYDRAGQCFIRPTNGKQASTKFNSASGDVRGKENQSFANAVKDKQSPDKKVSNIVTPVKRLPTKLDSADKYLDPLKVQLDGRLVKQENAQASPSSSTDDKVSEVDSAPNKISEDIVRCLFRIFARLSTLKDKAAESGTLPRESEVRDPYGICSDLKTRDIGPYQHLCAIEVNTINLNRSTNALFLIHKLKFLLGKLASVNLEGLSHQQKLAFWINTYNSCMMNAILEHGVPELPERVVALMQKATIVVGGHLLNAITIEHFILRLPFHLKFTCPKATKNDEVKARNIFGLEWSEPLVTFALACGSWSSPAVRVYTAAHVEEELETAKRDYLQAAVGISRTNKLTIPKLLDWYLLDFAKDLESLLDWVCLQLPNDVRNEAVKCLERNGKETLSQLVQVMPYDFSFRLLLQR; this is translated from the exons ATGGAGAAGTGTCAGGGAAGTAGAACACTTGGTACCAGCAAAGCTGTAACAAATAGGAGAAGATCAATCAGGGAAAAGAAAATAGCCTTATTACAAGAT GTTGATAAGCTAAAAAGGAAGCTTAGACATGAAGAGAATGTGCATAGAGCTTTGGAGAGAGCTTTTACTAGGCCTTTAGGGGCACTTCCTCGGCTTCCTCCTTACTTACCTCCATAT ACATTAGAGCTCCTTGCTGAAGTAGCTGTTTTGGAAGAGGAGGTTGTTAGGCTTGAAGAGCAAGTAGTGAGTTTTAGGCAAGGTCTTTATCAAGAGGCTGTCTATGCATCTTCCAAGAGGAATGTAGAGAATTTGAATGAATCCACTGTTGAGCAGTCTCCGGTTCGAAGTTCAAAACACCAGCGATCGAAGTCTTTGTCTGTAAACGAGATGAGTTTGGTACCAACCATTGCCAGGTCTCAGCCATCTCTTTCCAGAAGTGTTTCAAGCAGAAAGATGTTGCCTCCGGATACTATTTACGATCGAGCTGGACAGTGCTTTATCAGGCCAACAAATGGTAAACAAGCTTCCACAAAATTCAATTCTGCTTCCGGAGACGtaagaggaaaagaaaaccAATCATTTGCCAATGCTGTAAAGGATAAACAATCTCCAGACAAGAAAGTATCCAACATTGTGACCCCAGTAAAGAGACTTCCAACCAAGCTTGACTCAGCAGACAAATATCTGGATCCTCTGAAGGTGCAG CTAGATGGTAGATTAGTAAAGCAAGAAAATGCACAAGCAAGCCCTTCTAGTTCTACAGATGATAAGGTATCAGAAGTTGATAGTGCACCAAACAAAATTTCTGAAGACATCGTAAGGTGCTTGTTTAGAATTTTTGCAAGGTTGAGCACCTTGAAAGATAAAGCTGCGGAATCCGGGACTTTACCTAGAGAAAGTGAGGTCCGAGACCCTTATGGTATCTGTTCAGATTTGAAAACTAGAGATATTGGACCCTATCAACATCTTTGTGCAATTGAAGTGAATACAATTAACCTAAACCGGAGTACAAATGCTTTGTTTCTGATCCATAAACTAAA GTTTCTTCTTGGGAAGCTCGCGTCTGTCAATTTAGAGGGTCTCAGCCATCAGCAGAAGCTTGCATTCTGGATTAACACTTATAATTCCTGTATGATGAAT GCAATTTTGGAGCATGGGGTTCCTGAGTTGCCTGAAAGAGTTGTAGCACTAATGCAAAAG GCTACAATAGTTGTGGGAGGCCACTTACTAAATGCAATAACAATTGAGCATTTCATATTAAGGCTGCCTTTCCATTTGAAATtt ACCTGTCCTAAAGCTACAAAAAATGATGAGGTGAAAGCACGCAATATATTTGGTCTCGAATGGTCCGAACCTTTGGTTACATTTGCTCTTGCATGTGGAAGCTGGTCATCTCCTGCT GTGAGAGTATACACGGCGGCTCATGTCGAAGAAGAGTTGGAAACAGCTAAGAGAGACTACCTGCAGGCAGCGGTGGGGATTTCAAGAACAAACAAGTTAACAATACCAAAGCTATTGGATTGGTATCTGCTTGACTTTGCAAAGGATTTGGAATCATTGCTGGATTGGGTTTGCCTGCAGCTACCAAATGATGTGAGAAATGAAGCAGTGAAATGCTTAGAGAGAAATGGGAAAGAGACCCTTTCACAGCTTGTGCAAGTAATGCCTTACGATTTCAGTTTCAGACTGCTTTTACAGCGGTGA
- the LOC105763353 gene encoding uncharacterized protein LOC105763353 isoform X4: MQAFVSCSLCFQVSRSVTWNKQREKMEKCQGSRTLGTSKAVTNRRRSIREKKIALLQDVDKLKRKLRHEENVHRALERAFTRPLGALPRLPPYLPPYTLELLAEVAVLEEEVVRLEEQVVSFRQGLYQEAVYASSKRNVENLNESTVEQSPVRSSKHQRSKSLSVNEMSLVPTIARSQPSLSRSVSSRKMLPPDTIYDRAGQCFIRPTNGKQASTKFNSASGDVRGKENQSFANAVKDKQSPDKKVSNIVTPVKRLPTKLDSADKYLDPLKVQLDGRLVKQENAQASPSSSTDDKVSEVDSAPNKISEDIVRCLFRIFARLSTLKDKAAESGTLPRESEVRDPYGICSDLKTRDIGPYQHLCAIEVNTINLNRSTNALFLIHKLKFLLGKLASVNLEGLSHQQKLAFWINTYNSCMMNAILEHGVPELPERVVALMQKATIVVGGHLLNAITIEHFILRLPFHLKFTCPKATKNDEVKARNIFGLEWSEPLVTFALACGSWSSPAVRVYTAAHVEEELETAKRDYLQAAVGISRTNKLTIPKLLDWYLLDFAKDLESLLDWVCLQLPNDVRNEAVKCLERNGKETLSQLVQVMPYDFSFRLLLQR, encoded by the exons ATGCAGGCATTTGTGTCTTGTTCGCTTTGCTTTCAAGTTTCCCGCTCTGTAACTTGGAATAAACAAAGG GAGAAGATGGAGAAGTGTCAGGGAAGTAGAACACTTGGTACCAGCAAAGCTGTAACAAATAGGAGAAGATCAATCAGGGAAAAGAAAATAGCCTTATTACAAGAT GTTGATAAGCTAAAAAGGAAGCTTAGACATGAAGAGAATGTGCATAGAGCTTTGGAGAGAGCTTTTACTAGGCCTTTAGGGGCACTTCCTCGGCTTCCTCCTTACTTACCTCCATAT ACATTAGAGCTCCTTGCTGAAGTAGCTGTTTTGGAAGAGGAGGTTGTTAGGCTTGAAGAGCAAGTAGTGAGTTTTAGGCAAGGTCTTTATCAAGAGGCTGTCTATGCATCTTCCAAGAGGAATGTAGAGAATTTGAATGAATCCACTGTTGAGCAGTCTCCGGTTCGAAGTTCAAAACACCAGCGATCGAAGTCTTTGTCTGTAAACGAGATGAGTTTGGTACCAACCATTGCCAGGTCTCAGCCATCTCTTTCCAGAAGTGTTTCAAGCAGAAAGATGTTGCCTCCGGATACTATTTACGATCGAGCTGGACAGTGCTTTATCAGGCCAACAAATGGTAAACAAGCTTCCACAAAATTCAATTCTGCTTCCGGAGACGtaagaggaaaagaaaaccAATCATTTGCCAATGCTGTAAAGGATAAACAATCTCCAGACAAGAAAGTATCCAACATTGTGACCCCAGTAAAGAGACTTCCAACCAAGCTTGACTCAGCAGACAAATATCTGGATCCTCTGAAGGTGCAG CTAGATGGTAGATTAGTAAAGCAAGAAAATGCACAAGCAAGCCCTTCTAGTTCTACAGATGATAAGGTATCAGAAGTTGATAGTGCACCAAACAAAATTTCTGAAGACATCGTAAGGTGCTTGTTTAGAATTTTTGCAAGGTTGAGCACCTTGAAAGATAAAGCTGCGGAATCCGGGACTTTACCTAGAGAAAGTGAGGTCCGAGACCCTTATGGTATCTGTTCAGATTTGAAAACTAGAGATATTGGACCCTATCAACATCTTTGTGCAATTGAAGTGAATACAATTAACCTAAACCGGAGTACAAATGCTTTGTTTCTGATCCATAAACTAAA GTTTCTTCTTGGGAAGCTCGCGTCTGTCAATTTAGAGGGTCTCAGCCATCAGCAGAAGCTTGCATTCTGGATTAACACTTATAATTCCTGTATGATGAAT GCAATTTTGGAGCATGGGGTTCCTGAGTTGCCTGAAAGAGTTGTAGCACTAATGCAAAAG GCTACAATAGTTGTGGGAGGCCACTTACTAAATGCAATAACAATTGAGCATTTCATATTAAGGCTGCCTTTCCATTTGAAATtt ACCTGTCCTAAAGCTACAAAAAATGATGAGGTGAAAGCACGCAATATATTTGGTCTCGAATGGTCCGAACCTTTGGTTACATTTGCTCTTGCATGTGGAAGCTGGTCATCTCCTGCT GTGAGAGTATACACGGCGGCTCATGTCGAAGAAGAGTTGGAAACAGCTAAGAGAGACTACCTGCAGGCAGCGGTGGGGATTTCAAGAACAAACAAGTTAACAATACCAAAGCTATTGGATTGGTATCTGCTTGACTTTGCAAAGGATTTGGAATCATTGCTGGATTGGGTTTGCCTGCAGCTACCAAATGATGTGAGAAATGAAGCAGTGAAATGCTTAGAGAGAAATGGGAAAGAGACCCTTTCACAGCTTGTGCAAGTAATGCCTTACGATTTCAGTTTCAGACTGCTTTTACAGCGGTGA
- the LOC105763353 gene encoding uncharacterized protein LOC105763353 isoform X1, with translation MNTRVRTTLQSMKAPLNHDRHHNKKEKMEKCQGSRTLGTSKAVTNRRRSIREKKIALLQDVDKLKRKLRHEENVHRALERAFTRPLGALPRLPPYLPPYTLELLAEVAVLEEEVVRLEEQVVSFRQGLYQEAVYASSKRNVENLNESTVEQSPVRSSKHQRSKSLSVNEMSLVPTIARSQPSLSRSVSSRKMLPPDTIYDRAGQCFIRPTNGKQASTKFNSASGDVRGKENQSFANAVKDKQSPDKKVSNIVTPVKRLPTKLDSADKYLDPLKVQLDGRLVKQENAQASPSSSTDDKVSEVDSAPNKISEDIVRCLFRIFARLSTLKDKAAESGTLPRESEVRDPYGICSDLKTRDIGPYQHLCAIEVNTINLNRSTNALFLIHKLKFLLGKLASVNLEGLSHQQKLAFWINTYNSCMMNAILEHGVPELPERVVALMQKATIVVGGHLLNAITIEHFILRLPFHLKFTCPKATKNDEVKARNIFGLEWSEPLVTFALACGSWSSPAVRVYTAAHVEEELETAKRDYLQAAVGISRTNKLTIPKLLDWYLLDFAKDLESLLDWVCLQLPNDVRNEAVKCLERNGKETLSQLVQVMPYDFSFRLLLQR, from the exons atgaatacAAGAGTCCGCACCACTCTTCAGTCCATGAAAGCTCCTTTAAATCATGACAGACACCACAATAAA AAGGAGAAGATGGAGAAGTGTCAGGGAAGTAGAACACTTGGTACCAGCAAAGCTGTAACAAATAGGAGAAGATCAATCAGGGAAAAGAAAATAGCCTTATTACAAGAT GTTGATAAGCTAAAAAGGAAGCTTAGACATGAAGAGAATGTGCATAGAGCTTTGGAGAGAGCTTTTACTAGGCCTTTAGGGGCACTTCCTCGGCTTCCTCCTTACTTACCTCCATAT ACATTAGAGCTCCTTGCTGAAGTAGCTGTTTTGGAAGAGGAGGTTGTTAGGCTTGAAGAGCAAGTAGTGAGTTTTAGGCAAGGTCTTTATCAAGAGGCTGTCTATGCATCTTCCAAGAGGAATGTAGAGAATTTGAATGAATCCACTGTTGAGCAGTCTCCGGTTCGAAGTTCAAAACACCAGCGATCGAAGTCTTTGTCTGTAAACGAGATGAGTTTGGTACCAACCATTGCCAGGTCTCAGCCATCTCTTTCCAGAAGTGTTTCAAGCAGAAAGATGTTGCCTCCGGATACTATTTACGATCGAGCTGGACAGTGCTTTATCAGGCCAACAAATGGTAAACAAGCTTCCACAAAATTCAATTCTGCTTCCGGAGACGtaagaggaaaagaaaaccAATCATTTGCCAATGCTGTAAAGGATAAACAATCTCCAGACAAGAAAGTATCCAACATTGTGACCCCAGTAAAGAGACTTCCAACCAAGCTTGACTCAGCAGACAAATATCTGGATCCTCTGAAGGTGCAG CTAGATGGTAGATTAGTAAAGCAAGAAAATGCACAAGCAAGCCCTTCTAGTTCTACAGATGATAAGGTATCAGAAGTTGATAGTGCACCAAACAAAATTTCTGAAGACATCGTAAGGTGCTTGTTTAGAATTTTTGCAAGGTTGAGCACCTTGAAAGATAAAGCTGCGGAATCCGGGACTTTACCTAGAGAAAGTGAGGTCCGAGACCCTTATGGTATCTGTTCAGATTTGAAAACTAGAGATATTGGACCCTATCAACATCTTTGTGCAATTGAAGTGAATACAATTAACCTAAACCGGAGTACAAATGCTTTGTTTCTGATCCATAAACTAAA GTTTCTTCTTGGGAAGCTCGCGTCTGTCAATTTAGAGGGTCTCAGCCATCAGCAGAAGCTTGCATTCTGGATTAACACTTATAATTCCTGTATGATGAAT GCAATTTTGGAGCATGGGGTTCCTGAGTTGCCTGAAAGAGTTGTAGCACTAATGCAAAAG GCTACAATAGTTGTGGGAGGCCACTTACTAAATGCAATAACAATTGAGCATTTCATATTAAGGCTGCCTTTCCATTTGAAATtt ACCTGTCCTAAAGCTACAAAAAATGATGAGGTGAAAGCACGCAATATATTTGGTCTCGAATGGTCCGAACCTTTGGTTACATTTGCTCTTGCATGTGGAAGCTGGTCATCTCCTGCT GTGAGAGTATACACGGCGGCTCATGTCGAAGAAGAGTTGGAAACAGCTAAGAGAGACTACCTGCAGGCAGCGGTGGGGATTTCAAGAACAAACAAGTTAACAATACCAAAGCTATTGGATTGGTATCTGCTTGACTTTGCAAAGGATTTGGAATCATTGCTGGATTGGGTTTGCCTGCAGCTACCAAATGATGTGAGAAATGAAGCAGTGAAATGCTTAGAGAGAAATGGGAAAGAGACCCTTTCACAGCTTGTGCAAGTAATGCCTTACGATTTCAGTTTCAGACTGCTTTTACAGCGGTGA
- the LOC105763353 gene encoding uncharacterized protein LOC105763353 isoform X2: MNTRVRTTLQSMKAPLNHDRHHNKEKMEKCQGSRTLGTSKAVTNRRRSIREKKIALLQDVDKLKRKLRHEENVHRALERAFTRPLGALPRLPPYLPPYTLELLAEVAVLEEEVVRLEEQVVSFRQGLYQEAVYASSKRNVENLNESTVEQSPVRSSKHQRSKSLSVNEMSLVPTIARSQPSLSRSVSSRKMLPPDTIYDRAGQCFIRPTNGKQASTKFNSASGDVRGKENQSFANAVKDKQSPDKKVSNIVTPVKRLPTKLDSADKYLDPLKVQLDGRLVKQENAQASPSSSTDDKVSEVDSAPNKISEDIVRCLFRIFARLSTLKDKAAESGTLPRESEVRDPYGICSDLKTRDIGPYQHLCAIEVNTINLNRSTNALFLIHKLKFLLGKLASVNLEGLSHQQKLAFWINTYNSCMMNAILEHGVPELPERVVALMQKATIVVGGHLLNAITIEHFILRLPFHLKFTCPKATKNDEVKARNIFGLEWSEPLVTFALACGSWSSPAVRVYTAAHVEEELETAKRDYLQAAVGISRTNKLTIPKLLDWYLLDFAKDLESLLDWVCLQLPNDVRNEAVKCLERNGKETLSQLVQVMPYDFSFRLLLQR; encoded by the exons atgaatacAAGAGTCCGCACCACTCTTCAGTCCATGAAAGCTCCTTTAAATCATGACAGACACCACAATAAA GAGAAGATGGAGAAGTGTCAGGGAAGTAGAACACTTGGTACCAGCAAAGCTGTAACAAATAGGAGAAGATCAATCAGGGAAAAGAAAATAGCCTTATTACAAGAT GTTGATAAGCTAAAAAGGAAGCTTAGACATGAAGAGAATGTGCATAGAGCTTTGGAGAGAGCTTTTACTAGGCCTTTAGGGGCACTTCCTCGGCTTCCTCCTTACTTACCTCCATAT ACATTAGAGCTCCTTGCTGAAGTAGCTGTTTTGGAAGAGGAGGTTGTTAGGCTTGAAGAGCAAGTAGTGAGTTTTAGGCAAGGTCTTTATCAAGAGGCTGTCTATGCATCTTCCAAGAGGAATGTAGAGAATTTGAATGAATCCACTGTTGAGCAGTCTCCGGTTCGAAGTTCAAAACACCAGCGATCGAAGTCTTTGTCTGTAAACGAGATGAGTTTGGTACCAACCATTGCCAGGTCTCAGCCATCTCTTTCCAGAAGTGTTTCAAGCAGAAAGATGTTGCCTCCGGATACTATTTACGATCGAGCTGGACAGTGCTTTATCAGGCCAACAAATGGTAAACAAGCTTCCACAAAATTCAATTCTGCTTCCGGAGACGtaagaggaaaagaaaaccAATCATTTGCCAATGCTGTAAAGGATAAACAATCTCCAGACAAGAAAGTATCCAACATTGTGACCCCAGTAAAGAGACTTCCAACCAAGCTTGACTCAGCAGACAAATATCTGGATCCTCTGAAGGTGCAG CTAGATGGTAGATTAGTAAAGCAAGAAAATGCACAAGCAAGCCCTTCTAGTTCTACAGATGATAAGGTATCAGAAGTTGATAGTGCACCAAACAAAATTTCTGAAGACATCGTAAGGTGCTTGTTTAGAATTTTTGCAAGGTTGAGCACCTTGAAAGATAAAGCTGCGGAATCCGGGACTTTACCTAGAGAAAGTGAGGTCCGAGACCCTTATGGTATCTGTTCAGATTTGAAAACTAGAGATATTGGACCCTATCAACATCTTTGTGCAATTGAAGTGAATACAATTAACCTAAACCGGAGTACAAATGCTTTGTTTCTGATCCATAAACTAAA GTTTCTTCTTGGGAAGCTCGCGTCTGTCAATTTAGAGGGTCTCAGCCATCAGCAGAAGCTTGCATTCTGGATTAACACTTATAATTCCTGTATGATGAAT GCAATTTTGGAGCATGGGGTTCCTGAGTTGCCTGAAAGAGTTGTAGCACTAATGCAAAAG GCTACAATAGTTGTGGGAGGCCACTTACTAAATGCAATAACAATTGAGCATTTCATATTAAGGCTGCCTTTCCATTTGAAATtt ACCTGTCCTAAAGCTACAAAAAATGATGAGGTGAAAGCACGCAATATATTTGGTCTCGAATGGTCCGAACCTTTGGTTACATTTGCTCTTGCATGTGGAAGCTGGTCATCTCCTGCT GTGAGAGTATACACGGCGGCTCATGTCGAAGAAGAGTTGGAAACAGCTAAGAGAGACTACCTGCAGGCAGCGGTGGGGATTTCAAGAACAAACAAGTTAACAATACCAAAGCTATTGGATTGGTATCTGCTTGACTTTGCAAAGGATTTGGAATCATTGCTGGATTGGGTTTGCCTGCAGCTACCAAATGATGTGAGAAATGAAGCAGTGAAATGCTTAGAGAGAAATGGGAAAGAGACCCTTTCACAGCTTGTGCAAGTAATGCCTTACGATTTCAGTTTCAGACTGCTTTTACAGCGGTGA